The window TTAAATTTAGTAAACTGGAGACATGAATGGACAAACGAAAGGTTATATGTTCTTCAGCAGACACAATTTCAAGGATTGTAGGAGTGTAAAACTGAGCTAGTGAGTTTAAAAACAAATAAGTAGGCCACTCAACACATGTATGTCAACACAATCACGAAGTTAATAAACTACATAGTATATATGTAGCATTTTACGCATACGTGGTGTTCAATGTAGATACACCTACATCTCAATATGACCAAATATCACCAAATTCAAATTCATTATGTACAAATACATTAAATTTACATAACTTCGATATTTACTTTCATAAATCTGAAAATCACTATGATATATAAACTCTATACTCGTATAAAGCATAATAATTATCTGTAAACCGTGGAATAAAGTGATAAAGTTCAATGTAGTTCGGTTTTGACACAATAACCAACCCACCCATTTTGTCACATCTAGTTACCATGAATCAACATCAAATTAAACATTTGTATCTAACACTTGTAATCAATATCACATCAGACCTTTGTAACACTTGTAATAAATTTAATTGAATTCTACATAAAATTAGAAGATGACGTAACCTGATGATCGATATAAGCATCAATTTATATGAATTAATTTATTCAATATATCAAATTGGAAGATGACGTACCTGATGACCGATTACGGGACAACTTTCAGAAACTGGATTCGATTATGTAATAATTTTTAGGGCATAACTGTTGAAAGAAGAATAATACCAAAAAGGTTTTCAAAATACGGAATTTGGTTTTGATCGTAACATCTGATCTGATTGCAATTATGGGTAATTTAGGTAGTTAAAGATTGAAAATTGATTTATTGGTTCATAAAGGTAGGTGATGAATATGAACCATTGGATAGGGTATCTTcatgtcctttttttttttttttttttttttttttttttttttttttttttttgaagattttAGCTACGCTTTTGTCTCATAAGTTTATAGTTATGTCTCTAAAaagttaaacttatattataattaTGGGTAAAATAGATAATTAGGTGTACATGaattaaaaagtggtgtgtgagaatcacaCTCTTTTATTTTAGGAGTTAATAATTTAggtttataaatatttatttgcTAATAAGTGTTATCCTTCTTTATTGTATAAATAGAATAAAGATATAAAGGTATAGTTATGTATTTTATCTTTGTTAAGCTTTTAAATAATCGTAAAAAAAAtacgtttaataatttattttttaatgaGGTATCAAATTATGTCTCAATATTATGTTGATGGAGTTTATACAAACTATAAGCTCGATAAATCTAGCGTGTGCTTTTTGTCTTTTAATTAAATAGTTATGTCATTAAATAATAAATCATTCAGTATTCATTGTTTTTGTATTAAACATTTGAATAACAAATGAGGTTGAACCATTTAACACATTTAGAGTATAATTACTCTCTCAACAAtttaacacattttttttttttttttttttgacaaaaaccAAGAAAGCTTGTACAAAAATCATTTAGGCTAGCCATCAAATTATTGACTTCACCTATTACAAAACACGCCATCTTAAGATCCATTATAAAATTGGACTACATGCTAGAAGTAAATTGCACAAAATACATTAAATTGAAACAAATACTAAGTAGTACGCTACTATTGTTGACGAAAagacattttgctacagtaaaatccaCAGATTTCCTTTACTCTTCACCTTAAATTATGTCGATAACATTtagtattaaataataaaataataataataatcgtaagaagatttgtgatggccattacaccgctgcagctcgtgttctttcttcatcaggcgtttCTCCTTATAATGACGCTacactggcggacttgctgtctaagcacccttcttctatcgctccatccttgcctgatatgacggttgatcaccttcacctcgttacgacttctgctgttgttttaggccagattaaaagttttcctcggggcacttcatgtggtagggatggtttacgtgcacaacaccttatggattgcttgagtggtgctgctgtggcagtctcggatgagttggttggctctattaccggagtcgttaatctctttctagctggaaggtgccctatggaattaggagagtatattgctagtgctcccctcacaccgcttgtcaagcccggcggtggtcttcgtcctatagctgtgggtactgtttggcgacgtcttgtttcgaaggttggcgctgctatggttggccagtctttgggaagttacttcgatggtcttcagtttggtgttggtgtttcttcaggtggtgaggctattcttcatgctgtgaatcggctgattgaggatcgtggctctgatgttggcctctctatgttattagttgattttcaaaatgccttcaatctagttgatcgtacggtcatgttacgtgaagttcgccgcctttgtccgagcatttctcggtgggttgaattttgctactctaatccagccagattgtattatgggaaccacacattatggtcctctcagggggtgcaacagggtgatccccttggtccgctgctttttgctttggtcctacaacccttggtttctaaaatcagagataattttgaggtttgtcttcaggcgtggtatttggatgatggtactattattggggacactttggtggtggggaaggttttgcatttgattatggaggatgggcctcgttttgggctgcatctcaacgtttaaaaaacagaaattttctggcctacggaggaccctcgcagcaggcaagtaggtgtctttcctcctaatattgctcggcctttaaatggtgttaagttgcttggggcccccgcaagttccgatcctgattttagtagtgaactggtgatgcaaagggtgaccaagtccattgcgcttatggataaggttgctaagcttgatgatcctcagtgtgagttgttgttgcttagggcatgtacgggagtttctaaactctacttttccttgcgtacttgtcctcctagtatatttgaggcggctcaacgcgctttcgatggagctcttcgatcttccttggagcgtattgttactgcttcagggcctgggtttggtgattggcagtggcggcttgccaccttcccatttgcatttggagggcttggtgtttattctgcgggagatgttcgtcattatgcttttctggcttctcgattacagtctgctggattgcagaccaagctcctacgtcatgcgggtattgttggtcttggtcgtgcttttgaagatgcattgggtctgtttaataaaacggttgggtttgatattttaggtaatccgagtgaggtcgctgccccaatactcatgaagaaattggcagatgtttatttcacaaaggttaccgcttctgcagaatccactttttcgttatctccccgacaattggccttatggaaatcacagcagagtgatcacacctctgcttggctaagggcagtccctattttggggttgggtcagacgatgaacgcaaagacttaccgatgtgtgttgtgctaccggttaggtgttccattgttctctatctcgacggcatgctctgcctgttcaagggtttttactggggatattttcggggatcacgcggtgtcttgtgctggtatggtgggtattaagcatcgacataatattgtccgggattcccttgttgatgtttgttatcgatctgggatttcagcaagaaaggaggttgacattgggttgtctggagggaacgacagggccctcagacctgcagatgtgttactttattcctgggattgtggtcgcgatgtttgtgttgacttgacagggtcttctcctttgacacagtctgggctttctgactttgtccctggacgtgctgtgattaatgcggctcgtcggaagcgggtcaagtacgaatctagttgtctggcgattggttatggtttcattcctttctcattttcttctcttggggaattagagaaggaggctgtttctttgctaaagcgggttcagaagagttcgatggcgcaagatattggtgccggtgctgctgctcatatttttactaggataggttttgctattgctagaggtgtgggggcccagattgtctctaggcttcccactaattttttgtaagttttaaaacttttaagtttataataataataataataacaataataataataataataataataaaataataataatgataataataataataataataattattattattattattattattattattattattattatattccttTATTTATTCACAAAACTAATACATCGGCAATCGAGTTGATCAATGAAGACACCTCCGGAGTTCAAATTCTGTGTATGTCAAATCGTTCACGCATAATGCGCACTTCAGTTTCCTCGACAATCCACTACGTTAATCATACATCATTTATATCGTTCATCGTTcatttatgataattgttattgttataatatattattatcgtcattacctAAATTCAATTACTCCGTAAAAGTTTTTACTCATTCAACCCGTCCAGAGACACACAAATTTAATAAACTTTTTTATCAAAACTCAAAACCCCCAAAATAGATCTGCTTGCTAAAATCTTGTCTTCATTTTCCCCATTTAATAAAATCAAATCGTAATCGTAATTTTATCAACTAACCAGAAACACCATACATAGTACATACATACCTCCCCTTTTCAAATTAGGGTTTTTAAATGCTCATAAAATTTCCCCATTTCTCATGCCGTAAGGGTTTTTCCGAAACCCTAGATTACAAATTTGCTCAAACATGGGCGCATTGACGATTAATCGCAACAAACGTGACTCTGAATttcagtcatcatcatcatcatcatcatcgtattacTACGGCTATGATCATCTACACTTTCCAAAAAAGCTCAAATCATCAAACTCTAAGGAATCAAAAAGAAAATCAAGTTCAATTTCAAGGCTCAGTTTATATCCCGAAAAGGTGACTCCTATTACTAGACCAATTCACGCTCCTATTACAGTTGTTACAACATTTACTTCAAATCATAAACAGTTAGAAGCTAGTTCTAGTTTTATTCCAAAAAATAAGGATAATTCAGGTGATAGAATGGGGAATTTTTTGTATTCGAAATATATTTGTGCTAAGGATGCCGCGTTGAGAACGTTACGGCATGTTGTTTTCGATATGGAAGATGAGGTAGTTGAGGTTgttaacaataacgataacgatggTTCGGGTGATTCAGGTGTTGAGGAAGTTGGTACTGTAAAATGtgagaaagatgatgtttttaataAGTCGGGGGAGGTGCGGACGATTGCAGCGAAATATAGGGAATTAGATGAGAAGAGTGAACAAAGATTAGGGTTTCAGGCGTCTACTTCTTCGAGATTGGTTTCAGATTTCAAGGATGGGAGGACTTTTGAAAACTTGTCGTTGAATAGGAGAAGAGACGTAGGTGAAGGCTTGTATTATCAAAAGTTGCAAAGTGAATCGGCTAAAAAGCGTGACCCAGAGTTAAGGAGATTGGATTTTGATATCAAACTATATGAAGAAAAAAGAGCTTCATTGGCTAAATCGCGCCCTGCAAAGAAAGAAGAGGTGAAGTGTTTTATGTGTGGTATTTATGTTTATCAGAAAGTTGAATCTTTATTAGTGATTGGTGTCTCACTTTAAGTATATATGTTTTTCAGGATGTATTGATTGAGCCTTTCCGTCCGCTTACTGACGATGATGTTGAAATGGTTGATAATGCATTCTCTAATTCTAGTCGGTATGAGCTTATGGATACATTTATTTGTctctatgtatgtgtatgtatatgtgtatatgcttAGTACACCCATTACCCATATTTGGATGTATTCTGAATGTGGCTTTTGTATCTAATTTGGTATAAATGATGCTTGAAATTTGTAGAAGGAAGGTCTTGGTCACTCATGAGAATTCAAATATTACAATTACCGGAGAAATGTTACGTTGTTTAAGACCTAAAGCATGGTTAAATGatgaggtaataataatatttcatgtgATATTTGGATGTAACATAACTTGCTAAGCAATATCCCGTAGTGTTTAATTTTTCCTGTTATA of the Rutidosis leptorrhynchoides isolate AG116_Rl617_1_P2 chromosome 5, CSIRO_AGI_Rlap_v1, whole genome shotgun sequence genome contains:
- the LOC139847105 gene encoding ubiquitin-like-specific protease ESD4 → MGALTINRNKRDSEFQSSSSSSSSYYYGYDHLHFPKKLKSSNSKESKRKSSSISRLSLYPEKVTPITRPIHAPITVVTTFTSNHKQLEASSSFIPKNKDNSGDRMGNFLYSKYICAKDAALRTLRHVVFDMEDEVVEVVNNNDNDGSGDSGVEEVGTVKCEKDDVFNKSGEVRTIAAKYRELDEKSEQRLGFQASTSSRLVSDFKDGRTFENLSLNRRRDVGEGLYYQKLQSESAKKRDPELRRLDFDIKLYEEKRASLAKSRPAKKEEDVLIEPFRPLTDDDVEMVDNAFSNSSRRKVLVTHENSNITITGEMLRCLRPKAWLNDEVINVYLELLKEREKKEPQKFLKCHFFNTFFYKKLISGKAGYDYKSVRRWTTQKKLGYSLLECDKIFVPVHKEIHWCLAVINKKEEKFQYLDSLGGIDKQVMRVLAKYIVDEVKDKNGEDIDVSYWKQEYVRDLPNQENGFDCGVFMIKYADFYSRGIGLCFNQEHMPYFRLRTAKELLRLKAD